A portion of the Solea senegalensis isolate Sse05_10M linkage group LG17, IFAPA_SoseM_1, whole genome shotgun sequence genome contains these proteins:
- the LOC122783871 gene encoding uncharacterized protein LOC122783871 isoform X1: MKTAALFLTLLFFLVTRSTTEGLVETSVQSQCRDRYLWIHVVSPQTPRFQAVDGNGVHVINDQLASQCGYTVSALEVEDVTTFRASYYSCFTHNQNDEVFTFRFNVMVSDDGSKWVEQAVSVECSASSWTHREVTCEDHYMEVNVNRQSSCEGQQGGGDHMWPAAFSQAQKMATPTWQLLFLQRHGQMSSMSISEAQTRGYSLTTTDHRVVLRSRYKQQHANVMMVDGIPVEVVQVSLIFRKRLVVVMIDMSMACTRNSGSFDGSWLQWDIPRVMTPLVEEVATFESQMFSVGVEGVLLEEVNATTRGISLVQRGSVVQIMVPFGAEGGHRKSLVVNDTYHELYTISMLYEHVFSLRYEDGSSTDTRHRLLRVLETPPLCRPLFTLHQTDAHFQLFSVYLGNVPADVILQEVWINRKQLMLEDAERIIITPVLHTNGSRAYELQLPFEDAAVHSTYLGGGVVQYSADLNFTLTIVPQRSSYHHHTSVSTRVSNTFPPQVTAQCSNRGITFNVNHPPRAMSLWEVGVDHEPLTSQLVAQRRYRLHNDSHRTSLEVPVFSVGYTYEDINLSNFYGTFQLVLRDTTTLEVQTSVSKRCLFKTEDMMVCSTDGTMTVVTSPTFTWPTVRPDRTSLLDRTCGPKQADGSRVLFEFNVNSCGTRAMVGESSVVYENEIIHDRQLIPDGHHFISRESQFKLTLRCFYPLSAVSRLSVDRNFRAGAPGFGSIQVFGSLDSASQVPGQKCIHQISGNPSQSPAAGGAVPQPKPGSIHSTEVSSALPDLQTFQTVPQQVSSHPGQLTSHEKDQSVSSHRFPTYDQVPDSSIQLSNIKTLSSDSGVVTEEHPGHDGPTWALSNSLKLNQYLQSLQDNLSFSLQLKPSSDAVNNQPTSTATHWVNHDPERIGSIDRRNTETFVSNVRNMRIKPLSKLVGSGRHLKPQPPVGQISDPPQSGLVLTQVCSHGNHQTPQELQGHRGSNLGQDHRPVGVKVPPSAVIQQVRHQNQVLVQKGKTRDQVQAGAYTGNRGGPESVSAQRKVFLLAGVSHVRVRPGPGLSGRFQTQDQSRQQTFQSPVTRGETSKMSVLGITPQTTSKTLVQVGEHEPTDHSDKDQNPTAGPDGFTGFDGPGSPGLDLKIHSRSNCESLYGSSVHQGIVRGTNNFHTQHCKGFR; this comes from the exons ATGAAAACTGCAGCTTTGTTTCTCAC acTTCTCTTCTTCTTGGTCACACGATCAACAACTGAAG GATTGGTGGAGACTAGCGTCCAGTCCCAGTGTAGAGACCGGTACCTGTGGATCCACGTCGTGTCTCCACAGACGCCGCGCTTCCAAGCTGTAG ATGGAAATGGCGTCCACGTCATCAACGATCAGCTGGCCTCGCAGTGTGGTTACACCGTCAGTGCGCTGGAGGTGGAGGATGTCACCACCTTCAGGGCTTCGTATTATTCCTGCTTCACTCACAACCAG aaCGATGAAGTTTTCACGTTCAGATTTAATGTGATGGTGAGCGATGACGGCAGTAAATGGGTGGAGCAAGCAGTGTCTGTGGAGTGTTCCGCTTCGTCATGGACGCACAGAGAGGTCACCTGTGAGGACCACTACATGGAG GTGAACGTGAACAGACAGTCCTCATGTGAAGGTCAGCAGGGAGGAGGTGACCACATGTGGCCAGCAGCTTTCTCTCAG GCTCAGAAGATGGCCACGCCCACCTGGCAGCTGTTGTTCCTGCAAAGACATGGACAGATGTCCTCCATGTCCATCAGTGAGGCACAGACGCGGGGTTACAGCCTGACCACCACTGACCACAGGGTGGTGCTGCGCTCGCGGTACAAACAGCAGCATGCTAACGTCATGATG GTGGACGGCATCCCTGTGGAGGTCGTCCAGGTTTCTCTGATCTTCAGGAAACggctggtggtggtgatgattgACATGTCCATGGCATGCACTCGTA ATTCAGGTTCTTTTGATGGTTCTTGGCTGCAGTGGGACATTCCTCGGGTCATGACCCCTCTGGTTGAGGAGGTGGCGACGTTTGAAAGTCAGATGTTCAGTGTGGGAGTGGAGGGTGTGCTGCTGGAAGAAGTCAACGCCACCACCAGAGGGATTAGTCTGGTCCAGCGAGGGAGTGTGGTTCAGATCATGGTTCCTTTTGGAGCAGAAGGAGGTCATAGAAAG AGTTTGGTGGTGAACGACACGTATCACGAGCTGTACACCATCTCCATGTTGTACGAACACGTCTTCTCTCTGCGCTACGAAGACggcagcagcactgacacaaGACACCGACTGCTGCGAGTGCTGGAGACGCCTCCACTCTGTCGGCCGCTGTTCACTCTGCACC AGACAGACGCTCATTTCCAGTTGTTCAGTGTCTACTTGGGTAACGTTCCTGCCGATGTCATTTTACAGGAAGTGTGGATCAACAGGAAGCAGCTGATGCTAGAGGACGCAGAGCGCATCATCATCACACCTGTCCTTCACACTAATGGCAGTCGAGCCTACGAGCTCCAGCTGCCCTTTGAGGACGCTGCCGTCCACTCCACG TACTTGGGAGGCGGTGTAGTCCAGTATTCTGCAGATCTGAACTTCACTTTAACCATCGTACCACAGAGAAGCTCGTATCACCACCACACGTCCGTCAGCACACGTGTTTCCAACACAT TTCCTCCTCAGGTAACGGCTCAGTGTTCAAACAGAGGAATCACCTTTAACGTCAATCATCCGCCTCGAGCCATGAGTCTGTGGGAGGTGGGCGTCGACCATGAACCTCTGACATCACAGCTGGTGGCTCAGAGAAGGTACCGCCTCCACAATGACAGCCACAGAACCTCCCTGGAGGTCCCGGTGTTCTCTGTCGGATACACGTACGAA GACATCAACCTGTCCAACTTTTATGGAACATTTCAACTTGTCCTGAGAGACACCACTACTCTGGAGGTCCAGACGTCCGTCTCGAAACGCTGCCTCTTCAAAACTGAGGACATGATGG TCTGTTCTACAGACGGAACCATGACTGTGGTGACCAGTCCAACATTCACCTGGCCCACAGTGAGGCCTGACAGAACCAGTCTTCTGGACCGCACCTGTGGACCAAAACAGGCCGATGGATCCAGAGTTCTTTTTGAGTTCAACGTGAACTCCTGTGGAACAAGAGCCATG GTTGGGGAGTCCTCTGTGGTTTATGAGAATGAGATCATCCATGACAGACAGCTGATTCCAGATGGACATCATTTCATCTCAAGAGAATCTCAGTTTAA GTTGACACTGAGGTGCTTCTACCCACTAAGTGCAGTCAGCAGACTTTCTGTGGACAGGAACTTCAGAGCAGGGGCTCCTGGGTTTGGTTCAATCCAGGTTTTTGGGAGCCTtg ATTCAGCAAGTCAAGTCCCCGGGCAAAAGTGTATACATCAGATTTCTGGAAATCCAAGCCAAAGCCctgcagcaggtggcgctgtgccTCAACCCAAACCTGGGTCTATCCACTCCACTGAAGTATCATCCGCTCTCCCAGACCTCCAAACATTTCAAACTGTCCCTCAGCAGGTGTCCTCTCACCCTGGTCAACTTACGTCTCATGAAAAGGACCAAAGTGTCTCCTCACATCGTTTCCCCACATATGACCAGGTACCGGACAGCAGCATCCAGCTGTCCAATATCAAAACACTTAGCTCTGACTCCGGGGTAGTGACTGAGgaacatccaggacatgatggTCCCACATGGGCCCTGTCCAATAGCCTCAAGCTTAACCAGTACTTGCAGAGTCTTCAGGATAACCTTTCGTTCAGTTTGCAACTCAAACCTTCATCTGATGCTGTCAACAACCAACCAACTTCTACAGCAACCCACTGGGTCAACCACGACCCGGAACGGATCGGGTCCATCGACAGACGGAACACTGAGACATTCGTGTCCAATGTCCGCAACATGAGAATCAAACCTCTGAGCAAACTTGTGGGTTCTGGGCGTCATTTGAAACCTCAACCTCCTGTTGGACAAATCTCTGATCCGCCACAGTCTGGCCTTGTCCTGACACAAGTCTGCAGTCATGGTAACCACCAGACCCCCCAAGAGCTTCAAGGCCATAGAGGTTCAAACCTGGGACAAGACCACAGACCAGTCGGAGTCAAAGTGCCTCCATCTGCAGTGATCCAGCAGGTACGACACCAGAACCAGGTACTTGTCCAGAAAGGGAAAACAAGAGACCAGGTCCAAGCAGGGGCGTACACAGGAAACCGTGGAGGACCAGAATCTGTTTCAGCTCAAAGAAAAGTGTTTCTGCTTGCAG GTGTGTCTCATGTCAGAGTCCGACCTGGTCCTGGTCTCTCTGGAAGATTCCAAACTCAAGACCAATCCAGACAGCAGACCTTTCAGAGCCCAGTCACCAGAGGAGAAACGAGCAAGATGTCGGTCCTCGGCATCACACCACAGACAACGTCCAAGACTCTGGTCCAAGTCGGAGAACATGAACCAACTGATCACAGTGACAAGGACCAAAATCCCACTGCAGGACCAGATGGGTTTACTGGTTTTGATGGTCCCGGTAGTCCAGGTTTAGACCTCAAAATCCACAGTAGGTCGAACTGTGAGAGTCTATATGGATCTAGTGTTCACCAAGGCATCGTTAGAGGTACGAACAACTtccacacacaacactgcaaagGTTTCAGGTAG